From one Anguilla rostrata isolate EN2019 chromosome 12, ASM1855537v3, whole genome shotgun sequence genomic stretch:
- the gdpd4a gene encoding glycerophosphodiester phosphodiesterase domain-containing protein 5 isoform X3, with the protein MGRSPASLSKLKLGKLKVVRRQLLQRYEHQPFISCLAGFYGCQWKRYQRARAQPGECCCSKLECGSFGILIVTFCLTLVFLYFWSEAQNDYNDFDWFNFWKMGFWFPWSLVLLIVAAVLFTYIAILLVLAVCLLSEGQRLYLHWSHKIGILVTLTFSISATAVLSEQWSKEWKTLLLSFQVTAPFLHVGGVSLMTLLSWPIALHFFRMNKRVRQVAILGLYLAILFTLYLVPLGMYSPCIKEEGMLGPPPALIGHRGAPMLAPENTQLSFEKAVEAGGEGLETDVTISYDGVPFLMHDNTLRRTTNVLEVFPNRTDTPASMFTWSELEMLNAGAWFLSCDPFGTASSLDPDDQVRAQNQTVPRLRDFLDLAALHGKLVIFDLYRPPSDHPYRDTWINRTLEVLYNESSLNSSQILWLPSEQRDMVQEIDPALQQTSGSKASIEELQENHIVRLNLHYSSMSQEHISKYSSGNISTNLYVISQPWLYSLAWCAGAQSVTTNALHVLKKLRRPLFLMTPEEYSLMWILTDVVSVVLIAIVFAFHWWRERGLPFWSGSRQTHENGTYSKFRTELSDVWSISGVTVRGEARSLPTTPNLPTISEQPEPLV; encoded by the exons ATGGGCCGCTCCCCCGCCTCCCTGTCCAAGCTGAAGCTGGGGAAGCTGAAGGTGGTGCGGCGGCAGCTGCTGCAACGCTATGAGCACCAGCCCTTCATCTCCTGCCTGGCGGGCTTCTACGGCTGCCAGTGGAAGCGCTACCAGAGGGCACGTGCCCAGCCGGGCGAGTGCTGCTGCAGCAAG TTGGAATGTGGCAGTTTTGGGATCCTGATAGTGACATTTTGCCTTACCTTGGTGTTCCTGTACTTCTGGAGTGAGGCACAGAATGACTACAATGACTTTGACTG GTTCAACTTCTGGAAAATGGGCTTCTGGTTCCCCTGGTCACTGGTCTTGCTGATTGTTGCTGCTGTGCTCTTCACCTACATCGCCATCTTGTTG GTGCTTGCAGTGTGTCTTCTCTCTGAGGGACAGAGGCTGTATTTACACTGGAGCCACAAG ATTGGGATCCTGGTGACATTGACCTTCTCCATTAGTGCCACTGCTGTGCTGTCTGAGCAGTGGAGCAAGGAGTGGAAAACGCTCCTTCTGTCTTTTCAG GTCACAGCACCATTCCTGCATGTGGGTGGAGTCTCGCTAATGACGCTCTTGTCCTGGCCAATAGCATTGCACTTCTTCCGCATGAATAAAAGAG TGCGGCAGGTGGCTATCCTTGGGCTGTACCTGGCGATCCTCTTCACTCTGTACCTGGTGCCCCTGGGCATGTACTCCCCCTGTATCAAAGAGGAGGGCATGCTGGGACCTCCCCCTGCCCTCATTGGACACAGAGGAGCTCCCATG CTCGCTCcagaaaacacacagctgtCCTTCGAGAAAGCCGTggaggcaggaggagaaggTCTGGAGACAGATGTGACAATCAG TTACGATGGGGTACCCTTCCTAATGCATGACAATACTTTGCGGAGGACGACCAACGTGCTCGAGGTGTTCCCCAACCGGACAGACACGCCGGCCTCCATGTTTACCTGGAGCGAGCTGGAAATGCTCAACGCCGGGGCCTGGTTCCTCTCG TGCGACCCCTTCGGGACTGCTTCTTCACTGGACCCTGATGACCAGGTCAGGGCTCAGAACCAGACGGTCCCCAGGCTGAGGGACTTCCTGGACCTGGCTGCTCTGCACGGCAAGCTGGTGATCTTTGACCTGTACCGCCCACCCAGCGATCACCCTTACAGGGACACCTGGATCAACCGCACCCTGGAGGTCCTCTATAACGAGTCGTCCCTCAACTCCAGCCAG ATCTTGTGGTTACCCTCAGAGCAGAGGGACATGGTGCAGGAGATTGACCCTGCCCTGCAGCAGACCTCTGGAAGCAAAGCCTCTAttgaggagctgcaggagaacCATATTGTCAGACTCAACCTCCACTACAGCTCCATGTCTCAGGAGCACATCAG taaGTACTCCTCCGGGAACATCAGCACTAACCTGTATGTGATCAGCCAGCCCTGGCTGTACTCTCTGGCCTGGTGTGCTGGGGCCCAGTCTGTCACCACCAATGCCCTGCATGTCCTCAAGAAGCTGCGCAGGCCGCTCTTCCTCATG ACTCCAGAGGAGTACAGCCTGATGTGGATCCTGACAGACGTGGTGTCCGTTGTGCTCATCGCCATCGTATTTGCGTTCCATTG GTGGCGAGAGAGAGGCCTGCCCTTCTGGTCaggcagcagacagacacacgagAATGGAACCTACAGCAAGTTCAGAACTG AGCTGAGCGACGTGTGGTCCATCTCTGGGGTTACTGTTCGGGGAGAGGCCCGAAGCCTGCCCACCACTCCTAACCTGCCCACCATTTCAGAACAGCCGGAGCCGCTGGTctga
- the gdpd4a gene encoding glycerophosphodiester phosphodiesterase domain-containing protein 5 isoform X2 has translation MGRSPASLSKLKLGKLKVVRRQLLQRYEHQPFISCLAGFYGCQWKRYQRARAQPGECCCSKLECGSFGILIVTFCLTLVFLYFWSEAQNDYNDFDWFNFWKMGFWFPWSLVLLIVAAVLFTYIAILLVLAVCLLSEGQRLYLHWSHKIGILVTLTFSISATAVLSEQWSKEWKTLLLSFQVTAPFLHVGGVSLMTLLSWPIALHFFRMNKRVRQVAILGLYLAILFTLYLVPLGMYSPCIKEEGMLGPPPALIGHRGAPMLAPENTQLSFEKAVEAGGEGLETDVTISYDGVPFLMHDNTLRRTTNVLEVFPNRTDTPASMFTWSELEMLNAGAWFLSCDPFGTASSLDPDDQVRAQNQTVPRLRDFLDLAALHGKLVIFDLYRPPSDHPYRDTWINRTLEVLYNESSLNSSQILWLPSEQRDMVQEIDPALQQTSGSKASIEELQENHIVRLNLHYSSMSQEHISKYSSGNISTNLYVISQPWLYSLAWCAGAQSVTTNALHVLKKLRRPLFLMTPEEYSLMWILTDVVSVVLIAIVFAFHWWRERGLPFWSGSRQTHENGTYSKFRTAELSDVWSISGVTVRGEARSLPTTPNLPTISEQPEPLV, from the exons ATGGGCCGCTCCCCCGCCTCCCTGTCCAAGCTGAAGCTGGGGAAGCTGAAGGTGGTGCGGCGGCAGCTGCTGCAACGCTATGAGCACCAGCCCTTCATCTCCTGCCTGGCGGGCTTCTACGGCTGCCAGTGGAAGCGCTACCAGAGGGCACGTGCCCAGCCGGGCGAGTGCTGCTGCAGCAAG TTGGAATGTGGCAGTTTTGGGATCCTGATAGTGACATTTTGCCTTACCTTGGTGTTCCTGTACTTCTGGAGTGAGGCACAGAATGACTACAATGACTTTGACTG GTTCAACTTCTGGAAAATGGGCTTCTGGTTCCCCTGGTCACTGGTCTTGCTGATTGTTGCTGCTGTGCTCTTCACCTACATCGCCATCTTGTTG GTGCTTGCAGTGTGTCTTCTCTCTGAGGGACAGAGGCTGTATTTACACTGGAGCCACAAG ATTGGGATCCTGGTGACATTGACCTTCTCCATTAGTGCCACTGCTGTGCTGTCTGAGCAGTGGAGCAAGGAGTGGAAAACGCTCCTTCTGTCTTTTCAG GTCACAGCACCATTCCTGCATGTGGGTGGAGTCTCGCTAATGACGCTCTTGTCCTGGCCAATAGCATTGCACTTCTTCCGCATGAATAAAAGAG TGCGGCAGGTGGCTATCCTTGGGCTGTACCTGGCGATCCTCTTCACTCTGTACCTGGTGCCCCTGGGCATGTACTCCCCCTGTATCAAAGAGGAGGGCATGCTGGGACCTCCCCCTGCCCTCATTGGACACAGAGGAGCTCCCATG CTCGCTCcagaaaacacacagctgtCCTTCGAGAAAGCCGTggaggcaggaggagaaggTCTGGAGACAGATGTGACAATCAG TTACGATGGGGTACCCTTCCTAATGCATGACAATACTTTGCGGAGGACGACCAACGTGCTCGAGGTGTTCCCCAACCGGACAGACACGCCGGCCTCCATGTTTACCTGGAGCGAGCTGGAAATGCTCAACGCCGGGGCCTGGTTCCTCTCG TGCGACCCCTTCGGGACTGCTTCTTCACTGGACCCTGATGACCAGGTCAGGGCTCAGAACCAGACGGTCCCCAGGCTGAGGGACTTCCTGGACCTGGCTGCTCTGCACGGCAAGCTGGTGATCTTTGACCTGTACCGCCCACCCAGCGATCACCCTTACAGGGACACCTGGATCAACCGCACCCTGGAGGTCCTCTATAACGAGTCGTCCCTCAACTCCAGCCAG ATCTTGTGGTTACCCTCAGAGCAGAGGGACATGGTGCAGGAGATTGACCCTGCCCTGCAGCAGACCTCTGGAAGCAAAGCCTCTAttgaggagctgcaggagaacCATATTGTCAGACTCAACCTCCACTACAGCTCCATGTCTCAGGAGCACATCAG taaGTACTCCTCCGGGAACATCAGCACTAACCTGTATGTGATCAGCCAGCCCTGGCTGTACTCTCTGGCCTGGTGTGCTGGGGCCCAGTCTGTCACCACCAATGCCCTGCATGTCCTCAAGAAGCTGCGCAGGCCGCTCTTCCTCATG ACTCCAGAGGAGTACAGCCTGATGTGGATCCTGACAGACGTGGTGTCCGTTGTGCTCATCGCCATCGTATTTGCGTTCCATTG GTGGCGAGAGAGAGGCCTGCCCTTCTGGTCaggcagcagacagacacacgagAATGGAACCTACAGCAAGTTCAGAACTG CAGAGCTGAGCGACGTGTGGTCCATCTCTGGGGTTACTGTTCGGGGAGAGGCCCGAAGCCTGCCCACCACTCCTAACCTGCCCACCATTTCAGAACAGCCGGAGCCGCTGGTctga
- the gdpd4a gene encoding glycerophosphodiester phosphodiesterase domain-containing protein 5 isoform X1, producing the protein MGRSPASLSKLKLGKLKVVRRQLLQRYEHQPFISCLAGFYGCQWKRYQRARAQPGECCCSKLECGSFGILIVTFCLTLVFLYFWSEAQNDYNDFDWFNFWKMGFWFPWSLVLLIVAAVLFTYIAILLVLAVCLLSEGQRLYLHWSHKIGILVTLTFSISATAVLSEQWSKEWKTLLLSFQVTAPFLHVGGVSLMTLLSWPIALHFFRMNKRVRQVAILGLYLAILFTLYLVPLGMYSPCIKEEGMLGPPPALIGHRGAPMLAPENTQLSFEKAVEAGGEGLETDVTISYDGVPFLMHDNTLRRTTNVLEVFPNRTDTPASMFTWSELEMLNAGAWFLSCDPFGTASSLDPDDQVRAQNQTVPRLRDFLDLAALHGKLVIFDLYRPPSDHPYRDTWINRTLEVLYNESSLNSSQILWLPSEQRDMVQEIDPALQQTSGSKASIEELQENHIVRLNLHYSSMSQEHISKYSSGNISTNLYVISQPWLYSLAWCAGAQSVTTNALHVLKKLRRPLFLMTPEEYSLMWILTDVVSVVLIAIVFAFHWWRERGLPFWSGSRQTHENGTYSKFRTDHSRPGQIRRIPFLSEAPRRALVALPLESSLYLHAPPMQGYPLLVL; encoded by the exons ATGGGCCGCTCCCCCGCCTCCCTGTCCAAGCTGAAGCTGGGGAAGCTGAAGGTGGTGCGGCGGCAGCTGCTGCAACGCTATGAGCACCAGCCCTTCATCTCCTGCCTGGCGGGCTTCTACGGCTGCCAGTGGAAGCGCTACCAGAGGGCACGTGCCCAGCCGGGCGAGTGCTGCTGCAGCAAG TTGGAATGTGGCAGTTTTGGGATCCTGATAGTGACATTTTGCCTTACCTTGGTGTTCCTGTACTTCTGGAGTGAGGCACAGAATGACTACAATGACTTTGACTG GTTCAACTTCTGGAAAATGGGCTTCTGGTTCCCCTGGTCACTGGTCTTGCTGATTGTTGCTGCTGTGCTCTTCACCTACATCGCCATCTTGTTG GTGCTTGCAGTGTGTCTTCTCTCTGAGGGACAGAGGCTGTATTTACACTGGAGCCACAAG ATTGGGATCCTGGTGACATTGACCTTCTCCATTAGTGCCACTGCTGTGCTGTCTGAGCAGTGGAGCAAGGAGTGGAAAACGCTCCTTCTGTCTTTTCAG GTCACAGCACCATTCCTGCATGTGGGTGGAGTCTCGCTAATGACGCTCTTGTCCTGGCCAATAGCATTGCACTTCTTCCGCATGAATAAAAGAG TGCGGCAGGTGGCTATCCTTGGGCTGTACCTGGCGATCCTCTTCACTCTGTACCTGGTGCCCCTGGGCATGTACTCCCCCTGTATCAAAGAGGAGGGCATGCTGGGACCTCCCCCTGCCCTCATTGGACACAGAGGAGCTCCCATG CTCGCTCcagaaaacacacagctgtCCTTCGAGAAAGCCGTggaggcaggaggagaaggTCTGGAGACAGATGTGACAATCAG TTACGATGGGGTACCCTTCCTAATGCATGACAATACTTTGCGGAGGACGACCAACGTGCTCGAGGTGTTCCCCAACCGGACAGACACGCCGGCCTCCATGTTTACCTGGAGCGAGCTGGAAATGCTCAACGCCGGGGCCTGGTTCCTCTCG TGCGACCCCTTCGGGACTGCTTCTTCACTGGACCCTGATGACCAGGTCAGGGCTCAGAACCAGACGGTCCCCAGGCTGAGGGACTTCCTGGACCTGGCTGCTCTGCACGGCAAGCTGGTGATCTTTGACCTGTACCGCCCACCCAGCGATCACCCTTACAGGGACACCTGGATCAACCGCACCCTGGAGGTCCTCTATAACGAGTCGTCCCTCAACTCCAGCCAG ATCTTGTGGTTACCCTCAGAGCAGAGGGACATGGTGCAGGAGATTGACCCTGCCCTGCAGCAGACCTCTGGAAGCAAAGCCTCTAttgaggagctgcaggagaacCATATTGTCAGACTCAACCTCCACTACAGCTCCATGTCTCAGGAGCACATCAG taaGTACTCCTCCGGGAACATCAGCACTAACCTGTATGTGATCAGCCAGCCCTGGCTGTACTCTCTGGCCTGGTGTGCTGGGGCCCAGTCTGTCACCACCAATGCCCTGCATGTCCTCAAGAAGCTGCGCAGGCCGCTCTTCCTCATG ACTCCAGAGGAGTACAGCCTGATGTGGATCCTGACAGACGTGGTGTCCGTTGTGCTCATCGCCATCGTATTTGCGTTCCATTG GTGGCGAGAGAGAGGCCTGCCCTTCTGGTCaggcagcagacagacacacgagAATGGAACCTACAGCAAGTTCAGAACTG ATCATTCTCGACCCGGGCAAATCCGACGGATTCCGTTCCTCTCTGAGGCACCAAGACGGGCTCTGGTTGCACTGCCCCTGGAGTCTTCCTTGTATTTGCATGCGCCACCTATGCAGGGCTACCCGTTGCTTGTGTTGTGA